A genomic region of Gossypium hirsutum isolate 1008001.06 chromosome D01, Gossypium_hirsutum_v2.1, whole genome shotgun sequence contains the following coding sequences:
- the LOC107928151 gene encoding uncharacterized protein codes for MANNFSNSPPNLDDGELWLPSDIFVHEPPSKFNPHLHHHHLPFTCLDDLAPRFAALSLPKHHQKLPKVTNFQRLEEPVRYGSVHGAGLGQNSHGFRNGPFLAGTKPVYEFQFLKQTLAQVESYVEARVRSLQRQQQNRLFQNRGLPFEANGFNNYKLGLGGGLVRESGGTGVFHPRIVNTPFDSTKKQSMRNRQPQEMKKSMKRVGVVKQEDCYYNLPPEMGFHRDRTW; via the exons ATGGCGAATAATTTCTCTAACTCTCCTCCAAATTTGGATGACGGTGAACTTTGGCTACCTTCCGATATCTTCGTCCACGAACCCCCTTCCAAATTCAACCCCCACCTTCACCACCATCACCTCCCTTTCACTTGCTTGGATGACTTAGCTCCTCGTTTCGCCGCCCTTTCGCTTCCTAAGCATCACCAGAAACTACCCAAAGTCACCAACTTTCAG AGGCTTGAAGAACCGGTTCGCTACGGTTCAGTTCATGGGGCTGGCTTGGGTCAAAACTCGCACGGGTTCAGAAACGGTCCATTTCTTGCTGGGACTAAACCGGTTTATGAGTTCCAGTTCTTGAAACAAACTCTAGCTCAG GTTGAGAGCTACGTTGAAGCCAGGGTTAGGTCTCTGCAAAGGCAACAACAAAACCGGCTTTTTCAAAACCGGGGTTTGCCATTTGAAGCTAATggttttaataattataaattggggTTAGGTGGTGGTTTGGTGAGAGAATCTGGTGGCACTGGTGTGTTTCATCCTCGTATTGTGAACACCCCTTTTGATTCCACAAAGAAACAAA GTATGAGAAATAGACAACCCCAAGAGATGAAGAAATCCATGAAAAGAGTTGGTGTTGTGAAACAAGAGGATTGCTATTATAATCTTCCACCAGAGATGGGGTTTCACAGGGACCGGACTTGGTGA
- the LOC107928229 gene encoding nudix hydrolase 27, chloroplastic, giving the protein MAGCQLVGNSVFYGTERRNCHCQLVKFSGVPLFYPLLNVPLTKISASLSNEGPPDGYRKNVGICLVNPSKKIFTASRIYIPNTWQMPQGGANKGEDLRKAAMRELREETGVTSAEFLAEAPYWLTYDFPIKVKDKLNRRWGTNYKGQAQKWFLFKFTGNEEEINLLGDGSEKPEFKEWSWRLPEQVVELAVDFKKPVYEQVLKVFSPYFSSDADKEQCLTKNERNGGKIHKQTTKRSSTKNKPNGGKKIHKQTKRCSTSLQGQV; this is encoded by the exons ATGGCAGGGTGTCAACTGGTGGGCAATTCGGTGTTTTACGGGACCGAGAGACGAAATTGCCATTGTCAATTGGTTAAATTTTCGGGGGTGCCACTGTTTTACCCTCTGCTCAATGTTCCACTCACAAAAATCTCGGCTTCCTTATCCAATGAAGGTCCGCCTGATGGGTATAGGAAAAATGTTGGAATTTGTCTTGTAAATCCTTCTAAAAAG atatttacAGCGTCGAGGATATATATTCCAAACACCTGGCAAATGCCTCAG GGTGGTGCTAATAAAGGTGAAGATCTAAGAAAAGCAGCCATGAGAGAACTGAGGGAAGAAACTGGTGTTACATCCGCTGAATTTCTTGCAGAG GCACCTTATTGGTTGACTTATGATTTTCCTATTAAAGTGAAAGATAAGCTTAACCGTAGATGGGGGACAAATTATAAAGGTCAAGCACAGAAATG GTTTCTTTTTAAGTTCActggaaatgaagaagaaatcaATCTTTTAGGCGATGGTTCGGAAAAGCCAGAGTTCAAAGAGTGGTCATGGAGATTACCAGAACAAGTTGTAGAGCTT GCTGTGGATTTCAAGAAGCCGGTTTATGAACAAGTTCTCAAAGTATTCAGCCCTTACTTCTCATCAGATGCAGACAAAGAGCAGTGTTTGACCAAGAATGAACGTAATGGAGGAAAAATACATAAGCAGACTACTAAAAGGAGTTCAACTAAGAATAAACCAAATGgtggaaaaaaaatacataagcaAACTAAAAGGTGTTCAACTTCTCTGCAGGGTCAGGTATAG